A region from the Pararge aegeria chromosome Z, ilParAegt1.1, whole genome shotgun sequence genome encodes:
- the LOC120636021 gene encoding disco-interacting protein 2 isoform X5, producing MADLSVDISKLPDEIRDKLAELDLELSEGDITQKGYEKKRTRLLQPYTAQQQPQVRSAAALRSPPGRTNRRLTRNESRYHSEVRQEAVQQALAEMQNRPKPSLPMPSKRTSMMAKSPDRERHDLSSSSDEDSCAGDTELPPPPELGSPPARRPAAPHPRAHPHPLPQLHHQREKKHAPREKTEIDLSEITHLPTYIQPDVTHTTSGARRGGAHIADRVQCYAQPEDTGTGTGRWKVSAKIQQLLNTLKRPKRRPLPEFYEDDDIELEIAANPKDPNAPKPEGGTMTPAVGEQLVVPAGLPRNLEAALQRYGTASFKANVATVLDPNGKLSNSLTFGKLLSRSLKIAHAVLNRTFTSKSSSGGPLTGDNSIKPGDRVALVYPNNDPINFMCAFYGCLQAGIVPVPIEVPLTRRDAGLQQVGFLLGSCGIQYALTSDACLKGLPKTSSGDVVSFRGWPSLQWVSTEKLPRPPRDWIPPPRPLEDCPAHIEHTSAADGSAMGVIVTRASMLAQCRMLSVACNYTEGEHMVCVLDFKRETGLWHAVLASVLNGMHVIFIPYALMKVSPASWMHMITKYRASVAIVKSRDLHWGLLATRDHKEISLSSLRMLLVADGANPWSLSSCDQFLSIFQSKGVRGDAICPCACSSESLTVCVRRAGRGGSSAGRGVLSMSGLSYGVVRVDAENSLTSLTLQDCGQVMPSCVIVVVKMEGPAYLCKTDEVGEICVLSGATGSGYWGLPGLTNTVFRVQPLDSDGEPIGEEHYVRSGLLGFLGPGGLVFVCGSRDGLMTVTGRKHNMDDIIATVLAVEPMKFIYRGRIAVFSVRVLRDERICIVAEQRPDCGEEESFQWMSRVLQAVDSIHQVGIYCLALVQPNYLPKTPLGGIHLSECKRRFLEGTLHPANVLMCPHTCVTNLPKPREIHSADVGPASVIVGNLVQGNRLASAQGRDMGYTDDSDAARKYQFISQILRWRAQSTSDHVIFTLLNSKGAVSKVLTCAELHKKAERIGNLLLEKGRVNTGDHVALIFPPGLDLICAFYGCLYVGAVPVTIRPPHPQNLHTTLPTVRMIVDVSKATLVLSNQSVIKLLRSKEASNVLDSKAWPITLDTDDMPKKKLPILYRAPTAEMLAYLDFSVSTTGMLAGIKMSHAAVTSLCRSMKIACELYPSRHIALCLDPYCGLGFVLWCLSSIYSGHHSILIPPSEVEINPGLWLSAVSQYKVRDTFCSYGVMELCTKGLGSSVNQLKAKGINLACVRTCVVVAEERPRINLTNSFSKLFSALGLSPRAVSTSFGCRVNIAICLQGASSPEPSTVYVDLRALRNDRVSLVERGSPHSLCLMESGKLLPGVKVITANPETKGQCGDSHLGEIWVQSPHNASGYFTIYGDESDYADHFSAQLVTGNTGEVYARTGYLGFLRRTEISTTAVGSDDTSIMTRDSDTESLASACGSVSGLGSSDSHDTHDAVFVVGALDETIMLRGMRYHPIDIENSVMRCHKKIAECAVFTWTNLLVVVVELDGNDSEALNLVPLVTNTVLEEHHLIVGVVVVVDPGVVPINSRGEKQRMHLRDGFLSDQIDAIYIAYNM from the exons AAGTGCGACAGGAAGCAGTGCAACAGGCGCTCGCAGAAATGCAGAACCGGCCAAAACCATCTCTTCCCATGCCATCTAAACGAACCTCAATGATGGCCAAAAGTCCTGACAGAGAGAGACACGATCTAT cATCAAGTTCAGACGAAGACTCGTGTGCCGGCGACACTGAGCTACCACCACCTCCCGAGCTGGGTTCACCACCAGCTCGCCGACCCGCCGCCCCGCACCCCCGCGCCCATCCACACCCTCTGCCGCAACTGCACCACCAGAGGGAGAAGAAACACGCGCCCAGGGAAAAGACAGAAATAGACCTTTCAGAAATTACACATCTTCCAACGT ATATTCAGCCAGATGTAACACACACGACGTCTGGGGCCCGACGTGGTGGCGCTCATATTGCAGACCGCGTGCAGTGTTACGCCCAACCGGAAGATACGGGGACTGGCACCGGCAGATGGAAG GTGTCAGCCAAAATACAACAACTCCTTAATACGCTAAAGCGACCCAAGCGCAGACCGTTACCAGAATTCTACGAAGACGATGACATAGAGTTAGAGATTGCAGCCAATCCAAAAGATCCTAATGCGCCGAAACCAGAAGGCGGCACCATGACACCTGCTGTTGGCGAACAGCTCGTGGTGCCAGCTGGTCTGCCGAGAAACCTCGAAGCAGCTCTACAAAGATACGGAACAGCGTCCTTTAAAGCAAACGTCGCCACTGTACTAGATCCTAACGGAAAACTTAGTAACTCACTCACatttg GGAAGCTACTGAGCAGATCTCTGAAAATAGCGCATGCAGTATTAAATAGAACGTTTACTTCGAAAAGCAGTAGCGGCGGTCCACTCACTGGAGACAATTCAATTAAGCCTGGCGACAGGGTGGCGTTAGTGTATCCTAACAATGATCCAATCAATTTCATGTGCGCCTTTTACGGCTGTCTGCAAGCGGGCATCGTTCCCGTGCCTATAGAAGTGCCATTGACTAGACGCGACGCGGGTCTCCAACAAGTCGGTTTTCTGCTCGGCTCGTGTGGTATCCAGTATGCTTTGACTTCTGATGCTTGCTTGAAAG GTTTACCGAAAACATCATCTGGTGATGTGGTGTCTTTTCGGGGCTGGCCATCATTGCAGTGGGTGTCAACGGAGAAGCTGCCGAGGCCGCCTCGCGATTGGATACCTCCGCCGCGACCCTTGGAGGACTGTCCAGCGCACATTGAACACACATCTGCTGCAGACGGATCTGCTATGGGCGTCATTGTTACTCG ggCATCAATGTTGGCACAATGTCGAATGCTCTCCGTGGCTTGCAACTACACCGAAGGGGAGCACATGGTTTGTGTTCTAGACTTCAAAAGGGAGACTGGACTGTGGCATGCTGTGCTGGCAAGCGTCCTAAATGGAATGCACGTTATATTCATACCATACGCCCTTATGAAAGTCAGCCCAGCTTCGTGGATGCacatgataacaaaatacag GGCGTCAGTAGCTATCGTGAAGTCACGTGATCTCCACTGGGGTCTACTGGCCACACGCGATCATAAGGAGATCTCATTGAGCTCTCTAAGGATGCTTTTGGTGGCCGATGGTGCTAATCCATGGTCCTTGTCTTCATGCGATCAATTCCTTTCCATATTTCAAAGCAAAG GTGTACGGGGAGATGCCATTTGCCCATGCGCTTGCAGTAGCGAATCGCTTACAGTGTGTGTCCGGCGCGCCGGACGTGGAGGATCATCAGCTGGACGCGGCGTTCTCTCAATGTCCGGCCTCTCGTACGGCGTTGTCAGGGTGGACGCAGAAAACTCTCTAACTTCACTCACACTTCAAGATTGTGGACAAGTCATGCCGTCGT GCGTAATTGTGGTGGTGAAAATGGAAGGGCCAGCATACCTGTGCAAGACCGATGAAGTGGGTGAAATTTGCGTTCTGTCCGGGGCAACCGGATCCGGCTATTGGGGGCTACCGGGCCTTACGAACACGGTGTTCCGGGTTCAACCGCTCGACTCTGATGGTGAACCCATCGGCGAAGAGCACTATGTCCGCAGTGGGTTACTTGGATTCCTGGGACCGGGTG GATTGGTATTCGTATGCGGTTCTCGCGATGGCCTTATGACTGTTACGGGGCGCAAACACAACATGGACGATATAATAGCTACAGTCCTCGCCGTAGAGCCCATGAAATTCATATACAGGGGACGGATCGCTGTGTTCTCTGTTCGGGTCTTACGCGATGAGCGTATTTGTATCGTGGCTGAGCAACGACCGGACTGTGGAGAAGAAGAG TCTTTCCAATGGATGTCCCGCGTGCTGCAAGCCGTGGATTCTATCCATCAAGTAGGCATATATTGCCTTGCTCTCGTGCAACCGAACTATCTCCCTAAAACGCCCCTCGGCGGTATACATCTTAGTGAATGCAAGAGACGCTTCCTTGAAGGGACTCTGCATCCCGCCAACGTGCTGATGTGCCCACACACGTGTGTTACCAACTTACCCAAACCTAGGGAAATACATTCag CAGATGTTGGGCCGGCCTCAGTAATAGTGGGTAATTTGGTCCAAGGCAATCGACTTGCTTCTGCCCAGGGTCGTGATATGGGATACACGGATGACTCTGACGCCGCTCGAAAG TATCAATTCATATCACAAATACTCAGGTGGCGCGCACAGAGTACGTCAGATCATGTAATATTTACATTGCTCAATTCAAAAGGTGCTGTATCCAAAGTTTTGACTTGTGCCGAATTACACAAGAAAGCCGAGAGAATCGGCAACCTGTTATTAGAAAAAGGTCGCGTCAATACAGGAGACCATGTGGCGCTAATATTCCCACCGGGACTTGATCTCATTTGCGCTTTCTACGGTTGTTTATACGTGGGCGCAGTTCCGGTGACTATAAGGCCGCCTCATCCTCAGAACCTCCACACGACATTACCGACGGTCCGAATGATCGTAGACGTGAGCAAAGCGACGCTAGTCCTCTCAAACCAATCTGTGATAAAACTGCTCAGATCTAAAGAAGCTAGTAATGTCCTCGATAGCAAAGCTTGGCCAATAACTCTCGATACGGACGACATGCCCAAGAAGAAATTACCTATTTTATACAGAGCTCCGACAGCAGAGATGCTCGCGTATTTGGATTTTAGCGTGTCTACTACGGGCATGCTAGCCGGAATCAAAATGTCGCACGCAGCAGTTACATCACTCTGCCGGTCAATGAAAATAGCCTGCGAATTGTACCCATCTCGGCACATAGCACTGTGTCTCGATCCGTACTGCGGACTGGGATTCGTACTATGGTGTCTCAGCAGTATCTATTCAGGGCATCACTCAATCCTGATTCCCCCTTCGGAGGTGGAAATAAATCCCGGCCTTTGGCTAAGCGCAGTCTCACAGTACAAAGTGCGCGACACGTTTTGCTCATACGGTGTTATGGAACTATGCACTAAAGGCTTGGGTAGTTCTGTGAATCAACTCAAAGCAAAGGGTATTAACTTGGCGTGCGTAAGGACGTGTGTTGTAGTTGCAGAAGAGCGACCGAGAATCAACTTGACCAACTCGTTTTCCAAACTTTTCTCGGCCCTCGGTCTGAGCCCGAGAGCAGTGTCGACGTCTTTCGGATGCCGAGTGAACATTGCTATATGTCTACAAGGCGCGAGTAGTCCAGAGCCATCTACTGTATACGTAGATCTAAGGGCTCTAAGGAACGACCGCGTGTCTTTAGTCGAACGTGGCAGTCCACACTCCCTTTGCTTAATGGAGTCCGGTAAATTGCTGCCGGGGGTTAAAGTGATTACTGCAAACCCGGAGACTAAAGGGCAATGTGGAGATTCTCATTTAGGAGAGATATGGGTGCAGTCCCCTCATAACGCAAGcggttattttacaatttacggCGATGAGAGCGATTATGCTGATCATTTCAGTGCCCAGCTTGTTACTGGAAACACTGGGGAAGTTTATGCGCGAACTGGATACTTGGGATTCTTGAGGCGAACAGAGATAAGTACGACCGCTGTTGGAAGCGACGACACTTCTATAATGACACGCGACAGCGACACAGAGTCTTTAGCCTCCGCCTGTGGAAGTGTCTCTGGCCTGGGCTCTTCGGACTCCCATGATACCCACGACGCCGTTTTTGTTGTGGGTGCGCTCGATGAAACGATCATGCTTCGAGGAATGCGGTACCATCCTATTGATATTGAAAACTCAGTGATGAGGTGCCATAAGAAGATTGCCGAATG CGCCGTCTTCACGTGGACCAACTTGCTAGTCGTTGTAGTGGAACTCGACGGCAACGACAGCGAAGCACTCAACCTGGTCCCGCTGGTGACTAATACTGTACTCGAGGAACATCACCTGATAGTTGGAGTAGTCGTTGTCGTGGATCCAGGTGTGGTGCCGATCAACTCCCGCGGTGAAAAACAGCGCATGCACCTGCGAGACGGGTTCCTATCCGATCAAATCGACGCAATATATATCGCGTATAATATGTAA
- the LOC120636021 gene encoding disco-interacting protein 2 isoform X6, whose product MADLSVDISKLPDEIRDKLAELDLELSEGDITQKGYEKKRTRLLQPYTAQQQPQEVRQEAVQQALAEMQNRPKPSLPMPSKRTSMMAKSPDRERHDLSSSSDEDSCAGDTELPPPPELGSPPARRPAAPHPRAHPHPLPQLHHQREKKHAPREKTEIDLSEITHLPTYIQPDVTHTTSGARRGGAHIADRVQCYAQPEDTGTGTGRWKVSAKIQQLLNTLKRPKRRPLPEFYEDDDIELEIAANPKDPNAPKPEGGTMTPAVGEQLVVPAGLPRNLEAALQRYGTASFKANVATVLDPNGKLSNSLTFGKLLSRSLKIAHAVLNRTFTSKSSSGGPLTGDNSIKPGDRVALVYPNNDPINFMCAFYGCLQAGIVPVPIEVPLTRRDAGLQQVGFLLGSCGIQYALTSDACLKGLPKTSSGDVVSFRGWPSLQWVSTEKLPRPPRDWIPPPRPLEDCPAHIEHTSAADGSAMGVIVTRASMLAQCRMLSVACNYTEGEHMVCVLDFKRETGLWHAVLASVLNGMHVIFIPYALMKVSPASWMHMITKYRASVAIVKSRDLHWGLLATRDHKEISLSSLRMLLVADGANPWSLSSCDQFLSIFQSKGVRGDAICPCACSSESLTVCVRRAGRGGSSAGRGVLSMSGLSYGVVRVDAENSLTSLTLQDCGQVMPSCVIVVVKMEGPAYLCKTDEVGEICVLSGATGSGYWGLPGLTNTVFRVQPLDSDGEPIGEEHYVRSGLLGFLGPGGLVFVCGSRDGLMTVTGRKHNMDDIIATVLAVEPMKFIYRGRIAVFSVRVLRDERICIVAEQRPDCGEEESFQWMSRVLQAVDSIHQVGIYCLALVQPNYLPKTPLGGIHLSECKRRFLEGTLHPANVLMCPHTCVTNLPKPREIHSADVGPASVIVGNLVQGNRLASAQGRDMGYTDDSDAARKYQFISQILRWRAQSTSDHVIFTLLNSKGAVSKVLTCAELHKKAERIGNLLLEKGRVNTGDHVALIFPPGLDLICAFYGCLYVGAVPVTIRPPHPQNLHTTLPTVRMIVDVSKATLVLSNQSVIKLLRSKEASNVLDSKAWPITLDTDDMPKKKLPILYRAPTAEMLAYLDFSVSTTGMLAGIKMSHAAVTSLCRSMKIACELYPSRHIALCLDPYCGLGFVLWCLSSIYSGHHSILIPPSEVEINPGLWLSAVSQYKVRDTFCSYGVMELCTKGLGSSVNQLKAKGINLACVRTCVVVAEERPRINLTNSFSKLFSALGLSPRAVSTSFGCRVNIAICLQGASSPEPSTVYVDLRALRNDRVSLVERGSPHSLCLMESGKLLPGVKVITANPETKGQCGDSHLGEIWVQSPHNASGYFTIYGDESDYADHFSAQLVTGNTGEVYARTGYLGFLRRTEISTTAVGSDDTSIMTRDSDTESLASACGSVSGLGSSDSHDTHDAVFVVGALDETIMLRGMRYHPIDIENSVMRCHKKIAECAVFTWTNLLVVVVELDGNDSEALNLVPLVTNTVLEEHHLIVGVVVVVDPGVVPINSRGEKQRMHLRDGFLSDQIDAIYIAYNM is encoded by the exons AAGTGCGACAGGAAGCAGTGCAACAGGCGCTCGCAGAAATGCAGAACCGGCCAAAACCATCTCTTCCCATGCCATCTAAACGAACCTCAATGATGGCCAAAAGTCCTGACAGAGAGAGACACGATCTAT cATCAAGTTCAGACGAAGACTCGTGTGCCGGCGACACTGAGCTACCACCACCTCCCGAGCTGGGTTCACCACCAGCTCGCCGACCCGCCGCCCCGCACCCCCGCGCCCATCCACACCCTCTGCCGCAACTGCACCACCAGAGGGAGAAGAAACACGCGCCCAGGGAAAAGACAGAAATAGACCTTTCAGAAATTACACATCTTCCAACGT ATATTCAGCCAGATGTAACACACACGACGTCTGGGGCCCGACGTGGTGGCGCTCATATTGCAGACCGCGTGCAGTGTTACGCCCAACCGGAAGATACGGGGACTGGCACCGGCAGATGGAAG GTGTCAGCCAAAATACAACAACTCCTTAATACGCTAAAGCGACCCAAGCGCAGACCGTTACCAGAATTCTACGAAGACGATGACATAGAGTTAGAGATTGCAGCCAATCCAAAAGATCCTAATGCGCCGAAACCAGAAGGCGGCACCATGACACCTGCTGTTGGCGAACAGCTCGTGGTGCCAGCTGGTCTGCCGAGAAACCTCGAAGCAGCTCTACAAAGATACGGAACAGCGTCCTTTAAAGCAAACGTCGCCACTGTACTAGATCCTAACGGAAAACTTAGTAACTCACTCACatttg GGAAGCTACTGAGCAGATCTCTGAAAATAGCGCATGCAGTATTAAATAGAACGTTTACTTCGAAAAGCAGTAGCGGCGGTCCACTCACTGGAGACAATTCAATTAAGCCTGGCGACAGGGTGGCGTTAGTGTATCCTAACAATGATCCAATCAATTTCATGTGCGCCTTTTACGGCTGTCTGCAAGCGGGCATCGTTCCCGTGCCTATAGAAGTGCCATTGACTAGACGCGACGCGGGTCTCCAACAAGTCGGTTTTCTGCTCGGCTCGTGTGGTATCCAGTATGCTTTGACTTCTGATGCTTGCTTGAAAG GTTTACCGAAAACATCATCTGGTGATGTGGTGTCTTTTCGGGGCTGGCCATCATTGCAGTGGGTGTCAACGGAGAAGCTGCCGAGGCCGCCTCGCGATTGGATACCTCCGCCGCGACCCTTGGAGGACTGTCCAGCGCACATTGAACACACATCTGCTGCAGACGGATCTGCTATGGGCGTCATTGTTACTCG ggCATCAATGTTGGCACAATGTCGAATGCTCTCCGTGGCTTGCAACTACACCGAAGGGGAGCACATGGTTTGTGTTCTAGACTTCAAAAGGGAGACTGGACTGTGGCATGCTGTGCTGGCAAGCGTCCTAAATGGAATGCACGTTATATTCATACCATACGCCCTTATGAAAGTCAGCCCAGCTTCGTGGATGCacatgataacaaaatacag GGCGTCAGTAGCTATCGTGAAGTCACGTGATCTCCACTGGGGTCTACTGGCCACACGCGATCATAAGGAGATCTCATTGAGCTCTCTAAGGATGCTTTTGGTGGCCGATGGTGCTAATCCATGGTCCTTGTCTTCATGCGATCAATTCCTTTCCATATTTCAAAGCAAAG GTGTACGGGGAGATGCCATTTGCCCATGCGCTTGCAGTAGCGAATCGCTTACAGTGTGTGTCCGGCGCGCCGGACGTGGAGGATCATCAGCTGGACGCGGCGTTCTCTCAATGTCCGGCCTCTCGTACGGCGTTGTCAGGGTGGACGCAGAAAACTCTCTAACTTCACTCACACTTCAAGATTGTGGACAAGTCATGCCGTCGT GCGTAATTGTGGTGGTGAAAATGGAAGGGCCAGCATACCTGTGCAAGACCGATGAAGTGGGTGAAATTTGCGTTCTGTCCGGGGCAACCGGATCCGGCTATTGGGGGCTACCGGGCCTTACGAACACGGTGTTCCGGGTTCAACCGCTCGACTCTGATGGTGAACCCATCGGCGAAGAGCACTATGTCCGCAGTGGGTTACTTGGATTCCTGGGACCGGGTG GATTGGTATTCGTATGCGGTTCTCGCGATGGCCTTATGACTGTTACGGGGCGCAAACACAACATGGACGATATAATAGCTACAGTCCTCGCCGTAGAGCCCATGAAATTCATATACAGGGGACGGATCGCTGTGTTCTCTGTTCGGGTCTTACGCGATGAGCGTATTTGTATCGTGGCTGAGCAACGACCGGACTGTGGAGAAGAAGAG TCTTTCCAATGGATGTCCCGCGTGCTGCAAGCCGTGGATTCTATCCATCAAGTAGGCATATATTGCCTTGCTCTCGTGCAACCGAACTATCTCCCTAAAACGCCCCTCGGCGGTATACATCTTAGTGAATGCAAGAGACGCTTCCTTGAAGGGACTCTGCATCCCGCCAACGTGCTGATGTGCCCACACACGTGTGTTACCAACTTACCCAAACCTAGGGAAATACATTCag CAGATGTTGGGCCGGCCTCAGTAATAGTGGGTAATTTGGTCCAAGGCAATCGACTTGCTTCTGCCCAGGGTCGTGATATGGGATACACGGATGACTCTGACGCCGCTCGAAAG TATCAATTCATATCACAAATACTCAGGTGGCGCGCACAGAGTACGTCAGATCATGTAATATTTACATTGCTCAATTCAAAAGGTGCTGTATCCAAAGTTTTGACTTGTGCCGAATTACACAAGAAAGCCGAGAGAATCGGCAACCTGTTATTAGAAAAAGGTCGCGTCAATACAGGAGACCATGTGGCGCTAATATTCCCACCGGGACTTGATCTCATTTGCGCTTTCTACGGTTGTTTATACGTGGGCGCAGTTCCGGTGACTATAAGGCCGCCTCATCCTCAGAACCTCCACACGACATTACCGACGGTCCGAATGATCGTAGACGTGAGCAAAGCGACGCTAGTCCTCTCAAACCAATCTGTGATAAAACTGCTCAGATCTAAAGAAGCTAGTAATGTCCTCGATAGCAAAGCTTGGCCAATAACTCTCGATACGGACGACATGCCCAAGAAGAAATTACCTATTTTATACAGAGCTCCGACAGCAGAGATGCTCGCGTATTTGGATTTTAGCGTGTCTACTACGGGCATGCTAGCCGGAATCAAAATGTCGCACGCAGCAGTTACATCACTCTGCCGGTCAATGAAAATAGCCTGCGAATTGTACCCATCTCGGCACATAGCACTGTGTCTCGATCCGTACTGCGGACTGGGATTCGTACTATGGTGTCTCAGCAGTATCTATTCAGGGCATCACTCAATCCTGATTCCCCCTTCGGAGGTGGAAATAAATCCCGGCCTTTGGCTAAGCGCAGTCTCACAGTACAAAGTGCGCGACACGTTTTGCTCATACGGTGTTATGGAACTATGCACTAAAGGCTTGGGTAGTTCTGTGAATCAACTCAAAGCAAAGGGTATTAACTTGGCGTGCGTAAGGACGTGTGTTGTAGTTGCAGAAGAGCGACCGAGAATCAACTTGACCAACTCGTTTTCCAAACTTTTCTCGGCCCTCGGTCTGAGCCCGAGAGCAGTGTCGACGTCTTTCGGATGCCGAGTGAACATTGCTATATGTCTACAAGGCGCGAGTAGTCCAGAGCCATCTACTGTATACGTAGATCTAAGGGCTCTAAGGAACGACCGCGTGTCTTTAGTCGAACGTGGCAGTCCACACTCCCTTTGCTTAATGGAGTCCGGTAAATTGCTGCCGGGGGTTAAAGTGATTACTGCAAACCCGGAGACTAAAGGGCAATGTGGAGATTCTCATTTAGGAGAGATATGGGTGCAGTCCCCTCATAACGCAAGcggttattttacaatttacggCGATGAGAGCGATTATGCTGATCATTTCAGTGCCCAGCTTGTTACTGGAAACACTGGGGAAGTTTATGCGCGAACTGGATACTTGGGATTCTTGAGGCGAACAGAGATAAGTACGACCGCTGTTGGAAGCGACGACACTTCTATAATGACACGCGACAGCGACACAGAGTCTTTAGCCTCCGCCTGTGGAAGTGTCTCTGGCCTGGGCTCTTCGGACTCCCATGATACCCACGACGCCGTTTTTGTTGTGGGTGCGCTCGATGAAACGATCATGCTTCGAGGAATGCGGTACCATCCTATTGATATTGAAAACTCAGTGATGAGGTGCCATAAGAAGATTGCCGAATG CGCCGTCTTCACGTGGACCAACTTGCTAGTCGTTGTAGTGGAACTCGACGGCAACGACAGCGAAGCACTCAACCTGGTCCCGCTGGTGACTAATACTGTACTCGAGGAACATCACCTGATAGTTGGAGTAGTCGTTGTCGTGGATCCAGGTGTGGTGCCGATCAACTCCCGCGGTGAAAAACAGCGCATGCACCTGCGAGACGGGTTCCTATCCGATCAAATCGACGCAATATATATCGCGTATAATATGTAA